The following coding sequences are from one Phycisphaeraceae bacterium window:
- a CDS encoding DUF255 domain-containing protein, with the protein MKIILTALVLAVVTLASAPALAQNPIQWYGNARSAISFAKEQDKPLMFWIYERRDIGEEDDLYVAQEASFRDPAVVQLAQTFFVPVQVARNNRVIEELEKFGLPTSHGLFLALVTPDGKLLDEIGPGEVANAPGLAKRLADASRKYLDDLYATTLQPIITSPESSKSDVREAVQKVWRLGIQSADKDIVALLDRADLTPGERSRLDTMLASIATPTCITALVDRAAAGDKDARRALFRAEPGALETLLADLPPTDGDATARQIVAYEAAADIANLSSPRPESFWKSATPEDKAREIEALKRRAEPVLEHWKQRAGLWR; encoded by the coding sequence ATGAAGATCATCCTCACGGCCCTTGTCCTCGCCGTCGTGACGCTCGCCTCCGCCCCCGCGCTGGCTCAGAACCCGATCCAGTGGTACGGCAACGCCCGCTCCGCGATCTCGTTCGCCAAGGAGCAGGACAAGCCGCTGATGTTCTGGATCTACGAGCGCCGCGACATCGGCGAGGAGGACGATCTCTACGTCGCGCAGGAGGCTTCCTTCCGCGACCCCGCCGTCGTTCAGCTCGCGCAGACCTTCTTCGTCCCGGTGCAGGTGGCCCGCAACAACCGCGTCATCGAGGAACTGGAGAAGTTCGGCCTGCCGACCTCGCACGGCCTGTTCCTCGCGCTGGTCACGCCCGACGGGAAACTGCTCGACGAGATCGGCCCCGGTGAGGTCGCCAACGCCCCGGGCCTCGCCAAGCGCCTCGCCGATGCGTCCCGCAAGTACCTCGACGATCTGTACGCCACGACGCTGCAGCCGATCATCACCTCCCCCGAGTCCAGCAAGTCCGACGTGCGCGAGGCCGTGCAGAAGGTCTGGCGCCTCGGCATCCAGAGCGCGGACAAGGACATTGTCGCCCTGCTCGACCGCGCGGATCTGACGCCCGGCGAGCGATCGCGATTGGACACCATGCTCGCCTCGATCGCCACGCCGACGTGCATCACGGCGCTGGTCGACCGCGCCGCCGCGGGCGACAAGGATGCCCGGCGAGCTCTCTTCCGCGCCGAGCCCGGGGCCCTCGAGACGCTGCTGGCGGATCTTCCGCCGACCGATGGCGACGCGACCGCCCGCCAGATCGTGGCGTACGAGGCCGCGGCGGACATCGCGAACCTCTCGAGCCCACGGCCCGAGTCGTTCTGGAAGAGCGCCACGCCCGAGGACAAGGCCCGCGAGATCGAGGCGCTGAAGCGCCGCGCCGAGCCCGTGCTGGAGCACTGGAAGCAGCGTGCCGGGCTCTGGCGATGA
- a CDS encoding SpoIIE family protein phosphatase: MSDPPRQPPRHRRIDASPAFRHAALRSEIRRAYVVIGVMLLLELMITRADSVSNMDWRVILASAIGVGSIIIVQCVILLLARHAARTGRSIPFWFILTTAVIECLVPTAIIMIAFASGALSPYAAMSAPPLLAYGTMICLMVLRLRPWLCVLAGAVCALSYLGTLAYITVGLGIDTPTTGLPRVAYINSASMIFIGGLAAAWVAHEFRLHVEAALNEAEARRRIAMIEQDIAVARSIQQAILPHEPPDIPGYDIAGWNRPADQTGGDYYDWQRLPDGNWIITLADVSGHGVGPAMVTAACRAYVRATSSHHPDLPALITHVNHLLAQDLPDGRFVTMASVLLTPGSNALGLLSAGHGPIVLYVGAQGSVQDIMPRDVPLAVIPDTAFGPAQVVELARGDVLALITDGFVEWSRPTATKAREQFGIQRLHESLRRHSALPAAAMIDAIAADVAAFAGDEPQQDDLTIVIIRRTA, encoded by the coding sequence ATGTCCGACCCCCCGCGGCAGCCGCCCCGCCACCGCCGCATCGACGCCTCCCCAGCCTTCCGCCACGCCGCCCTCCGCAGCGAAATCCGCCGCGCCTACGTCGTCATCGGGGTCATGCTCCTCCTCGAACTGATGATCACCCGCGCCGACTCCGTGAGCAACATGGATTGGCGCGTCATCCTCGCCTCGGCCATCGGCGTCGGCAGCATCATCATCGTCCAGTGCGTCATCCTCCTCCTCGCCCGGCACGCCGCCCGCACCGGCCGCAGCATCCCCTTCTGGTTCATCCTCACCACCGCCGTCATCGAGTGCCTCGTCCCGACCGCGATCATCATGATCGCCTTCGCCTCGGGCGCCCTGTCCCCCTACGCCGCGATGAGCGCCCCGCCCCTGTTGGCCTACGGCACCATGATCTGCCTCATGGTCCTCCGTCTTCGCCCGTGGCTCTGCGTCCTCGCCGGCGCGGTCTGCGCGCTGAGTTACCTCGGCACCCTCGCCTACATCACCGTCGGGCTCGGAATCGACACCCCCACGACCGGCCTTCCCCGTGTCGCCTACATCAACTCGGCCAGCATGATCTTCATCGGCGGCCTCGCCGCCGCGTGGGTCGCCCACGAGTTCCGCCTGCACGTCGAGGCCGCTCTCAACGAGGCCGAGGCCCGCCGCCGCATCGCCATGATCGAGCAGGACATCGCCGTCGCCCGCTCCATCCAGCAGGCCATCCTGCCCCACGAGCCCCCGGACATCCCCGGCTACGACATCGCCGGATGGAACCGCCCCGCCGATCAGACCGGCGGCGACTACTACGACTGGCAGCGCCTCCCCGACGGCAACTGGATCATCACCCTCGCCGACGTCAGCGGCCACGGCGTCGGCCCCGCAATGGTGACCGCCGCCTGCCGCGCCTACGTCCGCGCGACTTCATCCCACCACCCCGACCTCCCGGCCCTCATCACCCACGTCAACCACCTCCTCGCCCAGGACCTCCCCGACGGCCGCTTCGTCACCATGGCCAGTGTCCTCCTCACCCCCGGCAGCAATGCCCTCGGCCTGCTCTCCGCCGGGCACGGGCCCATCGTCCTCTACGTCGGCGCGCAGGGCTCCGTGCAGGACATCATGCCCCGCGACGTGCCCCTCGCCGTCATCCCCGATACCGCCTTCGGCCCCGCCCAGGTCGTCGAACTCGCCCGCGGCGATGTCCTCGCCCTGATCACCGACGGCTTCGTCGAATGGTCGAGACCCACCGCCACGAAGGCCCGCGAGCAGTTCGGCATCCAGCGGCTCCACGAGTCCCTCAGACGCCACTCCGCCCTCCCCGCCGCGGCCATGATCGATGCCATCGCCGCCGACGTCGCCGCCTTCGCCGGCGACGAACCCCAGCAGGACGACCTCACCATCGTGATCATCCGCCGCACCGCCTAG
- the groL gene encoding chaperonin GroEL (60 kDa chaperone family; promotes refolding of misfolded polypeptides especially under stressful conditions; forms two stacked rings of heptamers to form a barrel-shaped 14mer; ends can be capped by GroES; misfolded proteins enter the barrel where they are refolded when GroES binds): MAAKQIAFDTDARERILNGVKKLAAAVKVTLGPSGRVVVLEKSFGAPTVTKDGVTVAKEIELDDPYENMGAQMVKEVASKSSKDAGDGTTTATIYAEAIFQEGLKNITAGANPNQVKRGIDLAVAAIVDELKNMSKAVSSSKEIAQVGTCSANQDADIGGKIAEAMDKVGKDGVITVEEGTSLVTEIELVEGMQFDKGFLSPHFVTNAATMEVVLEKPYILIFEKKISSAKDMLPLLGRIAEQGASLLIIAEDVDSEALATLVVNKLRGVLKICAVKAPGFGDRRKEMLGDIAVLTGGKAIMEELGIDLEKIELSDLGRAKKVTIDKDNTTIVEGAGSQADIKGRIEQIRHQVEVTTSDYDREKLEERLAKLAGGVAQINVGAATEVEMKEKKARVEDALHACRAAVEEGILPGGGVAILRARKVLDKLRKKHDGDIRVGIDIVDRAVVHPIKQIVANCGLDGSIVANKVTESNDTNYGFNALTHEYGNLVQMGVIVPTKVERVALQNAASIASLLLTTDAAIVEIKDKKAKAPAGGGMDDMDY; encoded by the coding sequence TCGTCCTCGAGAAGTCCTTCGGCGCCCCGACCGTCACCAAGGACGGCGTCACCGTCGCCAAGGAGATCGAGCTCGACGATCCCTACGAAAACATGGGCGCCCAGATGGTCAAGGAGGTCGCCTCCAAGTCCTCCAAGGACGCGGGCGACGGCACCACCACCGCCACCATCTACGCCGAGGCCATCTTCCAGGAGGGCCTCAAGAACATCACCGCCGGCGCCAACCCCAACCAGGTGAAGCGCGGCATCGACCTCGCCGTCGCCGCCATCGTCGACGAGCTCAAGAACATGTCCAAGGCCGTCTCCTCCTCCAAGGAGATCGCCCAGGTCGGCACCTGCTCCGCCAACCAGGACGCCGACATCGGCGGCAAGATCGCCGAGGCCATGGACAAGGTCGGCAAGGACGGCGTCATCACCGTCGAGGAGGGCACCAGCCTCGTCACCGAGATCGAGCTCGTCGAGGGCATGCAGTTCGACAAGGGCTTCCTCTCGCCCCACTTCGTCACCAACGCCGCCACTATGGAGGTCGTCCTCGAGAAGCCCTACATCCTCATCTTCGAGAAGAAGATCTCCTCCGCCAAGGACATGCTCCCCCTCCTCGGCCGCATCGCCGAGCAGGGCGCCAGCCTCCTCATCATCGCCGAGGATGTCGACTCCGAGGCCCTCGCCACCCTCGTCGTCAACAAGCTCCGCGGCGTCCTCAAGATCTGCGCCGTCAAGGCCCCCGGCTTCGGCGACCGCCGCAAGGAGATGCTCGGCGACATCGCCGTCCTCACCGGCGGCAAGGCCATCATGGAGGAGCTCGGCATCGACCTCGAGAAGATCGAGCTCTCCGACCTCGGCCGCGCCAAGAAGGTCACCATCGACAAGGACAACACCACCATCGTCGAGGGCGCCGGCTCCCAGGCCGATATCAAGGGCCGCATCGAGCAGATCCGCCACCAGGTCGAGGTGACCACCTCCGACTACGACCGCGAGAAGCTCGAGGAGCGCCTCGCCAAGCTCGCCGGCGGCGTCGCCCAGATCAACGTCGGGGCCGCCACCGAGGTCGAGATGAAGGAGAAGAAGGCCCGCGTCGAGGACGCCCTCCACGCCTGCCGCGCCGCCGTGGAGGAGGGCATCCTCCCCGGTGGCGGCGTCGCCATCCTCCGCGCCCGCAAGGTCCTCGACAAGCTCCGCAAGAAGCACGACGGCGACATCCGCGTCGGCATCGACATCGTCGACCGCGCCGTCGTCCACCCCATCAAGCAGATCGTCGCCAACTGCGGCCTCGACGGCTCCATCGTCGCCAACAAGGTCACCGAGAGCAACGACACCAACTACGGCTTCAACGCCCTCACCCACGAGTACGGCAACCTCGTCCAGATGGGCGTCATCGTCCCCACCAAGGTCGAACGCGTCGCCCTCCAGAACGCCGCCAGCATCGCCAGCCTCCTCCTCACCACCGACGCCGCCATCGTCGAGATCAAGGACAAGAAGGCCAAGGCCCCCGCGGGCGGCGGCATGGACGACATGGACTACTGA